CTCAACAGTTAAATAATCTTGCAGCAGGTCTGATTAAAGGCGTAGATCTTAATTTTGGACTTGATTCTACAGAAGATTATTCCAGCGGACAAAAAAATACCAGAACCGACCTGAATGTGGATATCAGTAAAAAACTATTGAATGACCGATTGAAAGTAACGGTAGGAAGTAACTTCGGATTGGAGGGCCAGGCCCGCGAAAACGAAAATATGACCAATATTGCGGGTAATGTTTCCGTGGATTACAGTCTTTCCAAAGACGGAAGGTACATGCTACGCGCTTATCGTAAAGATGAATATCAGGTAGCTCTTCAGGGTCAGATCATAGAAACCGGAGTAGGATTCATTATTACATTGGATTATGACAAATTCCGGGAGATTTTCCAAAAATCTAAAGAGAAGAAGCCGAAAAAAAATCAAAATAACCAAGTGGTAGAATTTAAATAATGAGTAATAAGTTCCATATATATTGTAAGTATCTGTTTGTTTCCGGACTGGCATCAACTGTAATTTCGTGCAGTAACACAAGGTTTTTGAAAGAAGACCAAATGCTTTATACCGGAGCCAAACTAAAAATTGAAAACGATACAATTTCAAAAAACGAAAAAAAAGATCTTCAGGCTGCACTGGAAGCGAACCTCACTCCGAAACCTAATTCTACATTTTTAGGTATGCGTCCCAAGCTGTATTTTTATAATATAGCCAAAGAGCCGAAAAAGGATAAAGGGTTTAATTACTGGCTTAAATATAAAGTGGGTGAAAAACCTGTATTATTAGGCGATGTAGACCGCGAGTTCAATAAAGATATTATTGTAAATTATTCTGAAAACAAAGGATATTTCAATGCTAAAGCTTCTTATGATACGGTTTCAAAGAATAAAAAAGCTCAGGTCATTTATACAGTAAGACCGGGTTCCAGATATTTAATTGACGGAGTAAAATTTCAGAAGGATTCTACATTGGTGAACCAGGAAATTCAGGGTTTAACAAAAAGAACATTTCTTAAAAATGGAAAACCATTTGATCTGGATGTCATCAAAGCAGAAAGAGAAAGAATTGATAATGGTTTAAAAGAAAGAGGTTTTTATTATTTCCATCCCGACAACATTATCGTGCAGGCAGACAGTACCATAAGTAAAAATCATAAGGTTGAACTTAACGTAAAACTGAAAGACAATACGCCTGATTTAGCAACTCAGCAATTCAGCATTAATAATGTTATTGTATTTCCCAATTACAACATTCAGGATGTAAAGGATGGTAAGTATAGTATTCCGATGGATAAAGATTCTCTTTCAAAATATGCTTTTGATGATATTTACGTCATTGATCCTCAGCATAAATTCAAACCTAAAATTTTTGACAGAGCTCTATATTTCAAAAAAGGAGATCTTTATAACCGCTCCAATCATAATCTTACGCTGAACCGTTTGATCAGTCTCGGTGTCTTTAAATTTGTGAAAAATGAGTTCGTGGTCTCGGATTCATTAAGTCACAAATTTGATGCTTATTATCTATTAACTCCAAGACAAACCCAGTCACTTCGTCTGGAAGCTTTAGGAAGAACAAATTCTGCCAATTATGCGGGTAGTGAACTGAACCTGAACTGGACTCACCGAAATTTCTTCAGAGGTGCAGAACAGTTTAAAGCAGCCATCTACGGAGCTTTTGATTTCCAAATGGGAGGAGCCCAGGACGCGAATAATATTTTCCGCGCCGGAGCCAATGCACAACTTTCCATTCCGAGAATTGTAGCGCCATTCCGTTTTCATTCTTCCAGCGAATTTGTTCCGAGAACGAATATCACATTAGGATATGAATTCCAAAACAGAACAAAATATTACACGCTTAATAATTTCACCGGATCATTTGGATATCTGTGGAAAGAGAATGCAAGAAAAGAACATGAGCTGAAAGTGATTGATATTACGTTGGTATCACCAGCAAATGTTACAGATGAATATTACACTAAATCTGCCGGAAATCCTGCTATGCTGCGAATCGTAGATAAACAGCTCATTTTTGGCCCTACCTATTCTTTCACATACACCAATACTATGCTGCCAAAGACCAATACCTTTTATTATAAAGGAACACTTGATCTTGCAGGAAATATTACAGGACTTGCTACAGGGGCTGATGTAAAAAAAGATAAGGAAAAGAAAATATTCGGTATTCCTTTCAGCCAGTATGTAAAAATTGAAAACGATTTCAGGTTTTATCATAAGTTGACTGAAAAGTCTTCATTAGCAACGAGATTTATTGGAGGAATTGCCTATCCATACGGAAATTCAGAATTTATACCTTTCTCCAAGCAGTTTTTCTCAGGAGGTAGCAACAGTATCAGGGCATTCCGTGCAAGAACATTGGGGCCGGGAAGTTTTGATCCGAGAACTCTCGATGAAGGTACTTATTTTGACCAGTCCGGAGATGTTAAGCTGGAATTAAATGCAGAATACCGCGCCAATCTTTATAAATTTTTAAATGCTGCCGTTTTTGTAGATGCCGGAAATATCTGGCTGCTTCACGATGACACAAACAGACCGGGCGCTAAATTTTCAAAAGACTTTTTAAATGAAATTGCGGTGGGAGCCGGAGTAGGTCTGAGACTGGATTTTTCTATCCTGATTTTAAGACTGGACCTTGCCATGCCACTGAGAGTTCCTTATTACGAAAAAGGGGACAGATGGGCCTTCGATAAAATTAATTTCGGAGATTCAAAGTGGAGAAAAGATAACCTTGTTTTAAATATTGCCATCGGATATCCTTTTTAATATGATCAAAAATGCTCAATTTTTCTGGGAAGTTCTGAAAGATACCTTTACAGAATGGAATAATTCTACTGCATCAAAAGATTCAGCAAGTCTTGCCTATTATGCCATCTTTTCTATCCCTGGATTATTGATTATTATTATATGGGTACTTGGAAATTTCTTTGGTGAAGAAGCTATCCGCGGACAAATAAGCACGCAGATCAGCGGTATTATGGGGCCGGATGTTGCTAAAAGTATTGAAGGTATGCTGGCAGGTGCTCTGATTGACAAAAAAAATATTTTCATGAAAGCAGTGGGGGTCGGATCATTGGTTTTTGGTTCTACGACACTTTTTTTTCAGCTTCAGCATTCTTTAAATTCACTTTGGGAAGTAGAAGCGGCTCCCAAAAAGGCATTGGTTAAATTTCTCTTAGACAGAGCCAATTCTTTGGGAATGATTCTTATTATGGGATTTCTTCTGATGATTACTATGGTTTTATCTTCTCTGATCAGTCTTTTCAATCAGATTATTACACGGTATTTTGGTTTTGAAACCTATATGCTGGTAGAGTTTGTGAATTTTGCTGTAGGATTTGGCCTGGTCATGCTTTTATTCGCTTTAATGTTTAAAGTGCTGCCTGATGTTCTGATCAGCTGGAAGCCCGTATGGAAAGGGGCATTTCTGACAACCGTTTTATTTACCCTCGGAAAGTTTTTATTAAGTCTTTATTTTAATCAGGTAAAGCCTACTTCAGCTTTTGGTGCTGCTGGAACCGTCATTCTGATTATGATGTGGATCAACTATTCCTGCATGCTGATATTTTTTGGTGCCGTATTCACCAAAGTTTATACTTACAAAAAAGGATATAAAGCCATTCTTTCCAAGCATGCAAGATGGACTCCTGCCAAGTTGTATGCAGATAGTTTGAAGCAGATGCATGGCGAAAGTAATGATAAAACATAAAATGCGAGATTCCGTTACATGGTAAGTGATGCGAGATCATTAATTATGGATAATTAATTTCACATATAAAAAGCCTCCTGAAAAATTCAGGAGGCTTTTTATTTTTACATTCTGTTTACTGTTCCTATTCCCAGCAGTTCTAACGATTTTTTGATCGTCTTCGCTGTAATATCTGAAATATTCAAACGGAATTGTTTTACATTTTCATCTTCCTGATTCAGAATAGGGTTATTCTGATAGAAAGAGTTGTATACTTTCACAAGATCATACACATAGTTGGCCACTAAAGCTGGGCTTAATGTCTCTGCTGATTTGGCAACTACAGTTTTAAAGTTTGTCAACTGCATAATCAATTCTTTTTCAGATTGATTTAATTCGATATCAGCCGTTTCCGTTTGCAAAGTACCTGCTTTAGACAGCAATGATTGAATACGAGCATAGGTATACTGGATAAATGGTCCTGTATTTCCGTTGAAATCTATACTTTCTGATGGGTTGAAAAGCATTTTTTTCTTAGGATCTACTTTAAGCATAAAATATTTCAGTGCACCCAATCCTACTGTTTCATAAGATGCTTCTTTCTCTTCTTCAGAAAGGTTCTCCAGTTTTCCTAATTCCTGAGCCTTAGATTTTGCTGTTTCATACATTTCCTGCATCAAATCATCTGCATCTACTACGGTTCCTTCACGGGATTTCATCTTACCTTCTGGTAATTCTACCATCCCGTAAGAAAGGTGGAACAACTGATCAGCCCACTCATATCCAAGTTTTTTAAGAATTTTAAATAAAACCTGGAAGTGGTAATCCTGTTCGTTTCCTACTGTATAAATCAGTTTTTGAATACTATTTTGTTTAAAACGTTCAACTGCTGTTCCAAGATCCTGTGTCATATAAACCGATGTACCGTCTGAACGTAACAGCAGCTTCTGATCAAGTCCTTCATCTGTAAGATCACACCAAACAGAACCGTCTTCTTTCTGATACAGAACACCTTTATCTAATCCTTCCTGGATAAGATCTTTTCCTAAAATATAGGTATTGCTTTCGTATTGAACCTGATCAAAGTCAACCCCCAGTCTTTTATAAGTTTCATTGAATCCTTTGTAAACCCATGAATTCATCTCTTCCCAAAGTGCTCTTACAGTTGCATCTCCATTTTCCCAATCCAGAAGCATTTTCTGAGCTTCTTTCATCACCGGGGCATCTTTTTTAGCCTGTTCCTCTCCTACACCTTGCTCTACAAGCTCTACAATTTCTTTTTTATAGTTTTTATCGAATTCTACGTAATAGTTTCCAACAAATTTGTCTCCTTTAGTATTGGTAGTTTCAGGCGTTGCTCCGTTTCCGAACTTCTCCCAGGCCAGCATAGATTTACAGATATGAATACCTCTGTCATTGATGATCTGAGTTTTGATTACATCATACCCGGCTTCTTTTAAGATTTGTGCTACAGAAAATCCTAATAAATTATTTCTGATGTGCCCTAAATGCAGTGGTTTATTTGTATTTGGGGAAGAATATTCTACCATTACCGTAGAATTTTTCTTTTCTATAGTAGAAAAATTTTTGCTTACAGATCTAAAGTTATCTACAAACAATTGGTTTTTAACTTTAACATTAAGGAACCCTTTCACTACATTAAAGCTTTCGAAAATTTCCGTCTGCTCTGTCAAAGCCTCACCTAATTCAACCCCGATACTCTCAGGATTTTTTTTCAACTGTTTTACTAACGGGAAAGTGACAATGGTAAAATCACCCTCAAATTCCGTTTTATTAGCCTGAACTTCCAGTTTAATGTCTTTTAACTGATATACATTTAAAATGACTTCTGAAAGTTTTTGTTCTATAATATCTTTAATATTCATGTTTCCAAATTCTCTTTTAATGCCTAAAGCCGAAACATATTACCTATGTTTCCACTCAAAATATAAGTTACAAATATACGGAAATAAAAAAACCGCCCGAAGGCGGTTTTATAAGTAAATAAGATTATTTATTCTTTTCTGAAAACTAAGACTGCCTCGTCATTTCCAGGTGTATTGTCTAAGTTTTTGCTGTTGTCATTAATTCTGAGTTCAGTACTGGAATATGAGTCTATTTCCTTTTTCAGTGTTTTGGAAACTCCTGCTTCTGTATAAGTAAGAGTTAGCGTTTGATACATTTTATCAAAGTTCCATTTTCCTCCGAAAGAATCGAACAGATTACAGTTTCCAGAAGAAGACACATCATATCTTTCGTAAGATCCTGAAAAATCAGGATTGATAAATATAATTCCTTTCTTTTCGCAATCCGTCAGCACGATATCTTTACCTTTGAACTCATACTTATATGGTTTCCAGCTTCCATTAATACTTACATCTTCATTTACAACTGCACGGTCATCATCATTAGAACATGATGCAATACCCATTAAAAGAAGAATTCCTATAAAAAATCTCATATAAAAATTTTTATATTCTTCAAGCCATAAGCAGGCTTGAAGAATTTATTATTATTAAAATTTATCCCAAAATAATTTGGTTGACACCTTATCACCTCCAATTTTTGAAGCTGCAGCATTCACATTTTTAGCGTTAAGAAGATACTCCTGATCAGAATATTTCATTCTTACCGGTACTGATTCTACCACAGAACCTCCAGGATTTACAAATACAGGAAAGTCTAGTCTTCTTGCAAAATTCCATGCCTGGAATCCTTTATTGAACATCGCTATCCATGCTTGTTCTCCTACAGATTTTTTCCAATTGGCAGCATTATATGGATTAGCAGCAATAAATGCATTTGCAGTCGGTGTATCAATACCATATTCAGCCATTGAAGCTATAATAGCATCTTTATATAAATTAGCAGCAGTATCTCCAACATTAAAGCCTCTTGCAGCAGCTTCAGTTCTCAGGAATTGAATTTCAGAAAAATCTAATAAGAAACCTTGTGCATTTTCTCCTGAAATAGCATTTGTAAAGTGAGAGTAATCACTAAAAACATTCTGATCACCATATACTCCGCCCACATAAGCACCAGCAACCTGTGTAAACCACGTTGCTCTTCTTGGGTCTGAAGTAGTATTCATAAAATCAACCAGAACATCTGACGGAATAAAGTCATTTCTACCCGATTGAATTACATCCTGATATACCGGGTTTGATAATAATCCTGAAGGAAATGTCTGAAGTCCGAAGTTATCTATTTTTCCCGTGAACAAGCCGGCATTATATGCTGCTTCAGCATAAGTTTTAGCCAATGCGGGGTCGCTATCTGCTAAAGTTACAGCCATTCTGAATTTCAATGAATTACCCATTTTCTTCCATTTAGTCATGTCTCCTTTGTAGATCAAATCCTTATCATATCCACTACCAGAAGTATTAATCATAGCAACAGCAGCATCAATTCTTTTGATAAGATCCAGATACACTGTTTTTGCATCATCATAAGGAATTTCCGCACTCCCTGGATTTTCAGCGGTAGCTTTCAATGCTCCGAAATAAGGAATATCACCATATGTGTCAACTAAATTGGCCCATGCATATACATTTACTAATTCAATCATAGCAATATTGTTATTTTTAGTAACAGGATCTACCCCCTCGCTCTCAAGAAATCTTCTGGCATCTCTTAATGCAGATAATACTCCCGGAGAGTTGATGGTTGCTGATGCAGATGCCATCATACGGTTATAATGATTCCTTGGAATTGGTCTCGTCACCATATCATAGTTCGTCTCATCAGTATAAGTAGTTTCTGACCACTGTTGTGTAAAAAACCTGGTAATGTTACGGTTTACATTGGCAGACAATAGTTGGTCAAGAAGTGCATGTTCAGCACTGGCAAAAAGTACTCCTGACGGAACTTCAGTTGGGTGTTTAGGGTCTTCATTTAGTGACGTGATGTCTCTTTCACAAGATGTAAAAGTTAACGATAATGAAGCTAAACCTATAATTAAAAATATTTTTTTCATTTTCTAGAATTTTAAAGTTATATCAATCCCAATATCACGGGTAGTAGGTAGTACTCCGATAGAATTACCTTTAGCTCCTAAACCATTTCCTGTTCCAGCTTCCGGATCTGCATAAGGTAAGTTTTTGTGGATAATCCAAAGGTTTCTCCCTACAATTGAAATTTTTGCATCACGAATAGCAGTATTGGCCAGAACAGATTTAGGAAGGTTATACCCTATACTTGCTTCTCTAAGTTTTACATAAGATGCATCATAAACGAATCTTTTATTCGGCATTCTTCTATATCCGTCTACGTTACCAAAAGATCCCGGATTAATCGCAGGTGTCGTATTTACATTTCCATTCGGGTTAACACCTGGATGTACAAATCCACCCTCTCTATAATCAGCCGTTTCTGCATAAAGACCAGTTGCTAATCCGTAATACATATCGGTAGAGAATACATCACCTCCTTTTTTCACATCAATAAGGAAACTTACTGAGAAATCTTTATAACGGAAGCTGTTTCTGATACCACCTACCCAGTCTGGTGTGATATTCCCTATAACCTGATTATTATTTCTTAAATAACGACCTGTAGCTGGATCAATGACTCTATCACCATTCGCATTATATACATAATCTGATCCTACCAAAGCTCCAAAAGACTCTCCTACACGTGCATTAAGAGAAACACCACCCTGATAACTTGCCATTAAGTAATTCTGAGAATCACCATTTAATGCAATAACTTTATTCTCATTTTTAGACCAGTTCACGTTTACATCCCATGTAAAATTATTTGTTTTAAATGGTGTCCCGTTTAACTGTACTTCTATACCTTTGTTATCAATCTGTCCTGCATTTACAAGGAATGTTCTATATCCTGTTGCGGAAGAAACCGGTAAATTGATAATCTGATCAAATGTTCTGGTTTTATAAATTGCAATATCAAAACCTAATCTGTTTTTGAAGAATTGTGCCTCCATACCAAATTCTGTTTCCTTAGATCTTTGAGGTTTCAGGTTTGGATTCGCAAGGAAAAAAGGTTGATCAAACAGACCTTCACCTCTAGCTTTGAAAGTATTTACCAATCTGTAATTGTTAGTAGAAGAACCTACTTCAGCGTAGTTTGCTCTCAATTTCCAGAAACTTAACCATGGTTGTTTTACAAATTCAGATAGAATAACAGCACCAGTAACCGAAGGATATCCATAGCTATTATTTCCTTTTGGTAAGTTAGACGACTGGTCTACACGGTAAGTACCATCCACAAATAAGAAGTTCTTATACCCAAAAGATGCCGTTGCATATAAACTGGAAGTAACCCATTTTGCATAATTTTCATCAGGCGGAAGGATTGTTCTGACTGAGTTAGATATTGCAAATAGTCCAGGTTTAGATAAACCTCCTTCTGTACTCATGAAGATATTGTCAACAAGATTTCTTCTCACATTCCCCCCTGCAATACCACTAACACTTAGGTCAGAAGTAATATCAACCTTGTAGTTGGCAAATAAGTCAAAGTTGATCTCAGTATTTTTCACATTGGTTCTTGCATATCCTGAACTTACATTAAGCCCGGATGCACCAAACGCTTGAGGCAATGATCCATTCATCAATCTCTCTTCTACAACCATTTGTAAATCATCATAAGATAATTTTCCTGTAATTCCAAAGTTCTTAGAAACATCATATTTTAACTGAGCATAGCTGAATATTCTGGTTCTGTCATCAGACTGATAATTCTGATATCTCTGAAAATACGGGTTATTCCAATATTGAGGAGTTGCATCTGCTGCTGTAGATCTGTTCCAGGAAAAATTACTATTTCCATTGTTAGCATAAGCATCTCTTAATGCCAACACATCTACGTTGGTCTGCCACCACTGTCTGAAACCAGAAACAATATTATCTGAATAGCCAGTTTCATTACGTCCTCTCGTATCTTGTAAAGTTAAAGTTGTGAAAACAGAGGCATGTAATTTATCTGTAAAATCGTGATTAAATTTTGCTGAAATTGTATTTTTTCTCAGCTCTGAATTAGGCATCAAACCATTGGAAAGCATATTGGAATATGATAAGGAAAGGTTTGAAGTTTTATTTCCTTTTTCAATGGTGATTGTATTAATGTATGTGACTGGTGTTTCAAAGAATTTAATGGGTCCATTTTTCGCGGCAACCCAAGGCGTAGCTTTTCCATAGTTTGGAGAAGATGGATCAAATGAATCCCATTGGTAAACCAATTGATTAGGATTAAATGCAGGTCCATAAGATGCATCATCTACAAAGTTGGCATAATTATAACCTCCAGGACCTGGGTCTTCATTCCATGACTGACCACCATATCCTGCACCATACTTTTTCTGATAGGTAGGGAAAGTAGATTTATCAATAAATCCTGCTGTAATTCCTGAGTTTAAAGTAACACCCCAGCTTCCGTCGTTATTTCCTCTTCCGCTTTTAGTTACAATCAAAATTACCCCATCACTTCCTCTTTCACCATACAAAGCAGATGCAGCTGCACCCTTCAATACGTTTACAGATTCTATATCTTCCTGGTTAATGTCTGAAAGAAAGTTACCGTAATCGAATACAGATCCGGTTACCGTATTATTATTAACTGGTGAACCATCAATTACAATAAGTGGAGAACCTCCTGACAGAGATTTATACCCTCTGATCAAAAGGTTTGCAGATCCGCCAAAGTTGTTGTTTGTATTTACCTGTAGTCCGGCCACCTTACCTGAAAGAAGGGATGCTACGTTACCGGTATTGGTAGTTCCACCGGTTAATTCTGCAGCTTTTACTTCTTCAGAAGCATAACCAAGAGATTTTTTCTCTCTTTTAATCCCGAGTGCGGTTACAACCACCCCCTCAATTTCTTTTGTTTTAATAGTATCATTCTTTTGCTGAGCGTTAGCAACAGCTATGGAAGAAGACAGTACTAAAACAAGAAGACTTGCTGTTAGTTTCTTCATATCAAATTAATTTTTGTGACTTTACAAATTTGTAAAACTTTCTTAATACCACAAAGCAAAATTTGAAAAAATTACAATTTATTCAATATTTTTGAACAAAAACACATAAATAAGTATTAAAATAAGTTAAAAACAAAATATTTAACAAATTCAGATTACTTATTTGTTGTCTTTTTTTAAGAAATAATAACAATTACTTAAATTGATATTATCTATATTTAATTTTTATCACAATAGCAATAAAACAAATTGAATATCAATAAATTGAATATTAAAAAAGTATAAAAACTAGGCATAGATAAGAGATAGTACTATGCTTAACATATTTTAATATTCAAAAAAAACTTTCCCTATTAAACAAAAAAACCGCCCGAAGGCGGTAAAATATATTGAAATTTGA
The window above is part of the Chryseobacterium sp. MA9 genome. Proteins encoded here:
- a CDS encoding BamA/TamA family outer membrane protein encodes the protein MSNKFHIYCKYLFVSGLASTVISCSNTRFLKEDQMLYTGAKLKIENDTISKNEKKDLQAALEANLTPKPNSTFLGMRPKLYFYNIAKEPKKDKGFNYWLKYKVGEKPVLLGDVDREFNKDIIVNYSENKGYFNAKASYDTVSKNKKAQVIYTVRPGSRYLIDGVKFQKDSTLVNQEIQGLTKRTFLKNGKPFDLDVIKAERERIDNGLKERGFYYFHPDNIIVQADSTISKNHKVELNVKLKDNTPDLATQQFSINNVIVFPNYNIQDVKDGKYSIPMDKDSLSKYAFDDIYVIDPQHKFKPKIFDRALYFKKGDLYNRSNHNLTLNRLISLGVFKFVKNEFVVSDSLSHKFDAYYLLTPRQTQSLRLEALGRTNSANYAGSELNLNWTHRNFFRGAEQFKAAIYGAFDFQMGGAQDANNIFRAGANAQLSIPRIVAPFRFHSSSEFVPRTNITLGYEFQNRTKYYTLNNFTGSFGYLWKENARKEHELKVIDITLVSPANVTDEYYTKSAGNPAMLRIVDKQLIFGPTYSFTYTNTMLPKTNTFYYKGTLDLAGNITGLATGADVKKDKEKKIFGIPFSQYVKIENDFRFYHKLTEKSSLATRFIGGIAYPYGNSEFIPFSKQFFSGGSNSIRAFRARTLGPGSFDPRTLDEGTYFDQSGDVKLELNAEYRANLYKFLNAAVFVDAGNIWLLHDDTNRPGAKFSKDFLNEIAVGAGVGLRLDFSILILRLDLAMPLRVPYYEKGDRWAFDKINFGDSKWRKDNLVLNIAIGYPF
- a CDS encoding YihY/virulence factor BrkB family protein, which translates into the protein MIKNAQFFWEVLKDTFTEWNNSTASKDSASLAYYAIFSIPGLLIIIIWVLGNFFGEEAIRGQISTQISGIMGPDVAKSIEGMLAGALIDKKNIFMKAVGVGSLVFGSTTLFFQLQHSLNSLWEVEAAPKKALVKFLLDRANSLGMILIMGFLLMITMVLSSLISLFNQIITRYFGFETYMLVEFVNFAVGFGLVMLLFALMFKVLPDVLISWKPVWKGAFLTTVLFTLGKFLLSLYFNQVKPTSAFGAAGTVILIMMWINYSCMLIFFGAVFTKVYTYKKGYKAILSKHARWTPAKLYADSLKQMHGESNDKT
- the argS gene encoding arginine--tRNA ligase — encoded protein: MNIKDIIEQKLSEVILNVYQLKDIKLEVQANKTEFEGDFTIVTFPLVKQLKKNPESIGVELGEALTEQTEIFESFNVVKGFLNVKVKNQLFVDNFRSVSKNFSTIEKKNSTVMVEYSSPNTNKPLHLGHIRNNLLGFSVAQILKEAGYDVIKTQIINDRGIHICKSMLAWEKFGNGATPETTNTKGDKFVGNYYVEFDKNYKKEIVELVEQGVGEEQAKKDAPVMKEAQKMLLDWENGDATVRALWEEMNSWVYKGFNETYKRLGVDFDQVQYESNTYILGKDLIQEGLDKGVLYQKEDGSVWCDLTDEGLDQKLLLRSDGTSVYMTQDLGTAVERFKQNSIQKLIYTVGNEQDYHFQVLFKILKKLGYEWADQLFHLSYGMVELPEGKMKSREGTVVDADDLMQEMYETAKSKAQELGKLENLSEEEKEASYETVGLGALKYFMLKVDPKKKMLFNPSESIDFNGNTGPFIQYTYARIQSLLSKAGTLQTETADIELNQSEKELIMQLTNFKTVVAKSAETLSPALVANYVYDLVKVYNSFYQNNPILNQEDENVKQFRLNISDITAKTIKKSLELLGIGTVNRM
- a CDS encoding lipocalin family protein, with translation MRFFIGILLLMGIASCSNDDDRAVVNEDVSINGSWKPYKYEFKGKDIVLTDCEKKGIIFINPDFSGSYERYDVSSSGNCNLFDSFGGKWNFDKMYQTLTLTYTEAGVSKTLKKEIDSYSSTELRINDNSKNLDNTPGNDEAVLVFRKE
- a CDS encoding SusD/RagB family nutrient-binding outer membrane lipoprotein, whose translation is MKKIFLIIGLASLSLTFTSCERDITSLNEDPKHPTEVPSGVLFASAEHALLDQLLSANVNRNITRFFTQQWSETTYTDETNYDMVTRPIPRNHYNRMMASASATINSPGVLSALRDARRFLESEGVDPVTKNNNIAMIELVNVYAWANLVDTYGDIPYFGALKATAENPGSAEIPYDDAKTVYLDLIKRIDAAVAMINTSGSGYDKDLIYKGDMTKWKKMGNSLKFRMAVTLADSDPALAKTYAEAAYNAGLFTGKIDNFGLQTFPSGLLSNPVYQDVIQSGRNDFIPSDVLVDFMNTTSDPRRATWFTQVAGAYVGGVYGDQNVFSDYSHFTNAISGENAQGFLLDFSEIQFLRTEAAARGFNVGDTAANLYKDAIIASMAEYGIDTPTANAFIAANPYNAANWKKSVGEQAWIAMFNKGFQAWNFARRLDFPVFVNPGGSVVESVPVRMKYSDQEYLLNAKNVNAAASKIGGDKVSTKLFWDKF
- a CDS encoding SusC/RagA family TonB-linked outer membrane protein, encoding MKKLTASLLVLVLSSSIAVANAQQKNDTIKTKEIEGVVVTALGIKREKKSLGYASEEVKAAELTGGTTNTGNVASLLSGKVAGLQVNTNNNFGGSANLLIRGYKSLSGGSPLIVIDGSPVNNNTVTGSVFDYGNFLSDINQEDIESVNVLKGAAASALYGERGSDGVILIVTKSGRGNNDGSWGVTLNSGITAGFIDKSTFPTYQKKYGAGYGGQSWNEDPGPGGYNYANFVDDASYGPAFNPNQLVYQWDSFDPSSPNYGKATPWVAAKNGPIKFFETPVTYINTITIEKGNKTSNLSLSYSNMLSNGLMPNSELRKNTISAKFNHDFTDKLHASVFTTLTLQDTRGRNETGYSDNIVSGFRQWWQTNVDVLALRDAYANNGNSNFSWNRSTAADATPQYWNNPYFQRYQNYQSDDRTRIFSYAQLKYDVSKNFGITGKLSYDDLQMVVEERLMNGSLPQAFGASGLNVSSGYARTNVKNTEINFDLFANYKVDITSDLSVSGIAGGNVRRNLVDNIFMSTEGGLSKPGLFAISNSVRTILPPDENYAKWVTSSLYATASFGYKNFLFVDGTYRVDQSSNLPKGNNSYGYPSVTGAVILSEFVKQPWLSFWKLRANYAEVGSSTNNYRLVNTFKARGEGLFDQPFFLANPNLKPQRSKETEFGMEAQFFKNRLGFDIAIYKTRTFDQIINLPVSSATGYRTFLVNAGQIDNKGIEVQLNGTPFKTNNFTWDVNVNWSKNENKVIALNGDSQNYLMASYQGGVSLNARVGESFGALVGSDYVYNANGDRVIDPATGRYLRNNNQVIGNITPDWVGGIRNSFRYKDFSVSFLIDVKKGGDVFSTDMYYGLATGLYAETADYREGGFVHPGVNPNGNVNTTPAINPGSFGNVDGYRRMPNKRFVYDASYVKLREASIGYNLPKSVLANTAIRDAKISIVGRNLWIIHKNLPYADPEAGTGNGLGAKGNSIGVLPTTRDIGIDITLKF